The Lysinibacillus timonensis nucleotide sequence AATCCCTGGATCTTCAAGTGGTTCTTTCCATAGTTCAAATTCCAATACTTCTTCTGGAGGAAACACTTCCCCTAAAAGGTTATGCATCTTTGCAAACAACGGATCTTCTATATTAGTGATACGAACGTATTTCAATTATTTCTACCTCTTTCTAAAAACATGAATGTTCTTTATATTATCATAACTATTTCGCTAAAGATAAAAAAATCCCTTCTATCGTTAATTATAGATTTTTACAGATTAAACAATTCGAAACACTTTGACGAACAGCAAGTGCCAATTTAATATGAAATCTTACAAAGCATGTTTTAATCTAAGACGATCAATACATCTCCTTCTGAAACAAACTCTTCTTCCTTCACTAAAATTTCTTTTACGACACCATCAACCGGAGCAACGATTGGTATTTCCATTTTCATTGATTCAATGATGAGTAATTCTTGATCTTTCTTAACTTCATCTCCAACCTTTACAACGATTTTCCATATTAATCCCGTCATTTCAGATTGCACGTTTACAGCCATATGATCCCTCACTTAGTTGTTATTTTTACCATCATATGCTATGTAATAATGAATTTTGCTAATAGTAGACTTAAAGGCACGTAAGTCGTTTTGTATATCATCACTTCATAAAGGAAATAATCAACTTACAATAAAAAAACATACTTAATCATAAATCATATATTTAACGTTTGGAGGTGGCACTTTGAACAAACATGAGTATGTATTAGATTTAATTGGACGAATGTCTGACACTTCTCTTATAGAGGATATAGAATTGGGTGGCTCAAGGCCTTTATCACAACTTGCATACGAAGAAGCAAGAACATTAACAGACATTAACCTAGTTCCTATTTTAAAAAACATTATTCAGCAACATTCTTCTAACAAGGTAATCGAAAAAAACATACGTTCTAAATCTTACTTTATTTTATTTAAA carries:
- a CDS encoding biotin/lipoyl-containing protein — translated: MAVNVQSEMTGLIWKIVVKVGDEVKKDQELLIIESMKMEIPIVAPVDGVVKEILVKEEEFVSEGDVLIVLD